From Xyrauchen texanus isolate HMW12.3.18 chromosome 12, RBS_HiC_50CHRs, whole genome shotgun sequence, one genomic window encodes:
- the zgc:86896 gene encoding actin-related protein 2/3 complex subunit 1A-A, translated as MSLCSFGLEPLSCHAWNKDRTQLAISPNNNVVNIYQKKGKEWIKIHDLTEHSGRITGIDWAPESNRIVTCASDRNAYVWTLKDGVWKPTLVLVRINRAATCVKWSPLENKFALGSGAKLVSVCYFEKENDWWLSKHIKKPINSTVLSLDWHPNNMLLAAGSADLHCRIFSAYIKDIEDRPGPTPWGAKMPFGEVLLEHKDCVGWVHSVCFSPSGDTLAWVSHNSAISVADATQGKEVTQLTTEHLPLLSVLYVSESEIVSAGHDCCPYQFSYKGPGSLVFVKKVDIPKQTSKGNMSAMQHFRNLDKKAVTEEEDTELGSLHQNSITQLCILEGVRAKVEKFSSIGLDGAMVVWDFKH; from the exons ATGTCCCTCTGCAGTTTTGGATTGGAGCCTCTGTCCTGTCATGCCTGGAACAAAGACCGCACAC AACTCGCCATTAGTCCCAACAACAATGTTGTGAACATTTatcaaaagaaaggaaaagaatgGATCAAGATTCACGACCTGACAGAACACAGTGGCCGAATCACAG GGATTGATTGGGCCCCAGAGTCCAACCGTATAGTGACATGTGCCTCAGATAGGAATGCCTATGTATGGACACTTAAAGATGGGGTCTGGAAGCCAACTTTGGTGCTGGTCCGCATCAATAGAGCTGCCACATGCGTCAAGTGGTCACCTCTTGAGAACAAGTTTGCTCTTGGAAGCGGGGCCAAACTGGTTTCAGTGTGCTACTTTGAAAAGGAGAATGACTG GTGGCTGAGTAAGCATATCAAAAAACCCATTAACTCAACAGTTCTGAGTCTAGACTGGCATCCCAACAACATGTTGCTGGCAGCTGGCTCTGCTGATCTCCACTGCAG AATCTTTTCTGCATATATCAAGGACATCGAGGACAGGCCTGGACCAACACCCTGGGGAGCCAAAATGCCCTTTGGGGAGGTGCTTCTGGAGCATAAAGACTGTGTTGGCTGGGTGCACAGTGTCTGTTTCTCTCCGTCTGGAGATACACTTGCCTGGGTTAGCCACAACAGCGCCATCAGTGTAGCAGATGCCACCCAGGGAAAAGA GGTTACTCAGCTGACAACAGAACATCTGCCTTTGCTGAGTGTGCTCTATGTCAGTGAGTCTGAGATTGTATCAGCG GGGCATGATTGCTGCCCATATCAGTTTTCATACAAGGGTCCTGGAAGCTTGGTGTTTGTGAAGAAAGTGGACATTCCCAAGCAGACCTCTAAGGGCAACATGTCTGCTATGCAACATTTCCGTAATCTTGACAAAAAAGCTGTTACAGAGGAGGAAGACACTGAGCTGGGCAGTCTGCACCAGAACAGCATCAC CCAACTATGTATTCTGGAAGGGGTGAGGGCCAAAGTGGAGAAATTCAGCAGCATAGGCTTAGATGGTGCCATGGTTGTTTGGGATTTCAAG CACTGA